CTCAGTACTGGAGAAGGTGGCTAACCCAAGATGCTACTGCTTTTGGAGTAAGCCAGGTTTGCGTGTCCCAAGGAGATGGAAGGATTGTGAGTGCAAGTGACCCAATGCAAAAGGTCATCTGTTAATAGTAAAGAAAGGGTGGCCCAgtggaaggggaaaataaaatgggttAGGAACTTAAGACACATTTGAGTTTGAGGGAGCAGGAATGTGGTGGCCAAATAAGAGCTTCAGCTTAGGCAGTTTACCTCCTTGAATCATGGAGGTTCTGAGTGGAACCATGGGGCTGTATTTGTCCCTACCCTTAGCAATGTTAATACTGATTGGCTTATTCTCTTACTAAGAGTGGAAAATGGGGTTGGATGCCTGAGGAGCAGCAGAAGGGCAGATAGCAAAATCCCTCTACTGACTACCCTGCCTCCACCCCCAATGTCCTGTTGGGATGACTGCATGGTACAAGACTCAGGCTGGAACCTTTCTGGATAAGCTAAAGTGGGATTGATTTACCCACAGCCCAGCCTGTAGCCAGCGCCAATCCCCAAACTTGGTTGATTAACTTTAGTGGGGGTTGGAGGAGTGGGTAAAGGGCTTCTTTGGGGTAGGAAGATCACTGCTTCTGGTCTTGAGGGATGACCTTGTGTCCTGATAGGTCAATTGGATGCAGTTGCAGAACCAACACTGTAATGGTGTCACCTAAGTCAGTAAGGTCTTATGTTTTTGGAAACCAGATTTTGTTTGTAATAATAATGGGCATAGAGTTTTGGGCTGACGTCAGTTAGCCATCCTTAAGCTCCCAGAGGCTGAATGGCCACAGCTCTTGTGTGTtgtagaggagagggagaagcacTGAGTGCACATTTTTCTCCCATCTCCTTCTGTCCCAGGAATCTCACTCTGTAAGAATAGGTGCCTTTGCCTTTTGGCTAGACCATGGCAGGTTTGCCTTTGTCCCTGTCTCTCCTTCTACATAGCTGGAGGCCTAGGAAGGAAGTGATGCCCCTGGCTCCACTTGCTCTAATTTTCTGTTCGGTGGTTTGACAGGGCTCAGTAAAAGACCAGCTGAAGGCCTACGGTGCCCTGACTGAGAGTGTGACCCGTAAATACACACGGCAGATCCTAGAAGGCGTCTCCTACCTGCACAGCAACATGATTGTGCATCGAGACATCAAAGGTAAGAGCATGGGGCAGGAGCCAGCCACCCTCTTTGGGTCACTGACATTCTGGGTCAGGAATTGTGCCATTGTTCAAGGGGAGGCCAGTAGCTTTGGGTAAAGGAGAAGGGAGCCTCCAGCTCGAGGATTGCAGTGACTGTTCTCTTGTATCCCAGGAGCCAACATCCTCCGCGATTCTGCTGGGAATGTGAAGCTTGGGGATTTTGGGGCCAGCAAACGACTGCAGACCATCTGTATGTCAGGCACAGGGATTCGATCCGTCACAGGCACGCCATATTGGATGAGCCCAGAGGTGATCAGTGGAGAAGGCTATGGAAGGAAAGCAGATGTGTGGTAAGCTGCAGAGCAGGGTGGGAATGGGTTCTGTCAGTCCTACAAAGACCCACCCAGAAGAACAGGAGACTCCTACTTTCCCTGTCTAATCTCTGATGAGTCCAACACATCAGAGATtaggaggagagaatgagggCTTCAGGCTATTTCTTTCCCAGCAGTTCCCACTCCAGGAGAAGTCACAAGGTTAATGATCCCATTCCCATTCTCCCCAGATCTCCCCATTGCACTGGGCTCTTGGTGCTCTTGGGCCAGGCAGCTTCTTGTGTGTCTTCCTGGCTCCTGTCTGACTGTGATGGGGAAGATACTCCCATCATCTCTATTAGAAAGGAGGAGGCTGGGCCCAAGCCAGGGCAGCAGGACCAAGGCCAAATGGGTTATATGTTTCTTCCCCTCAAAAAGTGAACCTTTTGTTACTGGGAGGAACCAGGCCATGGAAAACATGCCAGATGTTTGGCTGAATCTTTTAAAGAAATAGGGGCTGCTCTGATGAGCCGAAGCAGTCTAAAGAGCAATAAACTCATCCCTCCTTTTTCTTGAGATTTTCCCAGGTGGTTTGCTTGGAGTTAACGTCCAACCTCTGAAGAGACTAGCAAAGTGCATGAAGTTATTCTTCAACTGGAAAGTTTTCTCATAGTTCTATTTAGAAATACACTACtgtgacatttttttctcctttttcctctaaGATACACTTAGATTAGGGAACTCATGTGGGCCGGTTTATCTATCCCAGGAAGGGgttgcatttatttagtacccCTTCCTGCCGTAGCAGGGTGGGGGGCAGCAGAGGGATGGCAGCTGAGGGCTGATGTGATGCTTTCTTTCCCCAGGAGCTTGGGCTGCACCGTAGTAGAGATGTTGACAGAGAAGCCTCCCTGGGCAGAGTATGAGGCAATGGCTGCCATTTTCAAAATTGCCACCCAGCCCACCAACCCCCAGCTCCCCTCACACATCTCTGAGCATGGCCGGGACTTCCTGCGGCGGATCTTTGTGGAGGCCCGCCAGAGACCTTCAGCTGAGGAGCTGCTCACACACCACTTTGCACAGCTCGTGTACTGAACTTTTGCATCCATGCTGATGTGGGACCGTGGCTCCCTTGGGGAGGGGTCGTGAGAGGGACTCGGTGAGGTCGCTGCTTCTCCCTTCCAGGTCTACATGCCCCAGAGCTGCAGGCCATCCTTCCTTCTGTCCGTCTGTTACTCCCTTTCTCCTGGGCAGCTGCAGAGCCAGAAGGAGGTGTCCGTGGCCGCAGGCTCCTGTCAGACTGGAGGGATCCGGATGTTCTGTGCTCAGAGAGAGGCGGGAATATCTGTGTGGCTCTGGCCTCGGGAGCTCCTGGGGTTTCTTCCCCCAGCCCTCCGCCTTCCCTCCGAGCTATGTTCACTTGCTCTGTGTTTGGCACCAGAGTTCCCGGCGGTGCTGAGGACACACTGGCTTGGAAGGATGTGAATAGTGTTATTTTTATTCAGAGTGTTATCTCGTTTCCTCTCCCAGTGTCTGGAGACACCAGTGGACATTCCCCCAAGCCCATTTGGGCTCCAGCAAAGAGCAGTATGGGGGTCCTGGGCGAAGTCCACTGTTCCTCCAGCCAGTGGGTGGTGGAGGCTGGTGCTGCCCCTGGCCCTGGGAGGGCTCTGTACCAGGTTTGCCAATCCCACTCCTTTACCAAAGATGGACAAATGCTGTGCTGCCTTATTCAGGGAGAGGGGATGCCTACCTTGCCCTGTGATGAACACCTCTGCACCTCCTCCCCAGGGTTCAAGAGAAGGAGCTGCTGCAGGGAAAGAGAGGGATGTGTAGGAAAGATGGCACAATTTTTATCAATGCAATCGTTTCTGTTTTACAAGGCAGGGTGGGCTCCTCTCACCATGTTTCCAGACTAGTGCCCACTCCTGCCTCCCCCCACCTGCCCCCGGAGCTGCTATGAAGCAGAGATTCAGAGTTTAGGTTGGAAATTGGCAGGAACCAAAAATGTGTGCTGGCAGCCTCCTCTGAGAGGCTCCACGCATTCCCTTTTCTGCTCAAGGGCAGGGGGTAGCTCAGTAGGGTCACGCTAACTTGCCTTGCAAAGCCCCCTGAGGGGAGCTGGTCAGCAAACCTAGGAAGAATTTAGATCCAGGATGAAAATGGATAGTGGCCCCGCCAGGAGAGAGCCACCTCCGCCTGGTGTATGGTAGGGCCCAGATGCTGCTGCCATCTGTGCTTAAGACCATTGGCACCCCGACAGGCCCCAGCCATTGCCATGAAGTGACCCTCGGCTCCTCCTGCTTCTTCCCTGGCCTCGAGGGGTCAGAGCAGGGATGGGGACAGGAGGGTAACATCTCTGAGCAGCTTAACGCAGCTGTAAATACCTCAGCCTGGGTCTTGTCCCTTCTCCACTCCCTTCCAAATGTGCCTAATGCTAAAGCCCCTCCCTTGACACCCACATTCCTTAGAATTTGTCATTGAATCAGAAGGGGAAAAGTGCCAGGTGATGGGGCCTGTGTCCGGGGACAGACGGGGTGTTAGCAGTAGGCGGCTCAGTGCCCAGCCATGCCTGGCTCCCCACAGGCACTGTAACGACCCAAAGCCTTTGTTGTATGTTGACGATGCACTTTTATGAATGTAGTTTCTATCGCTCTTTTTAGCCTTTTCACATCATGTAATGTGAGGCCTTGTACTTGTTAATTTATATCTCAGATCATATTTGATGGTTTTTATATATAGCGATTCTAGACTGTTACAGGTGACTGTTGCCtcaagggagagaagagaaacgAAAGCAGCTGGTTTTGCAGAGAAATTTGCTGGTGGTTTGTGCCAGATGGTGCCTATGGGGCCTGggcctctctctgtttccctcccttTGTGTCTCCTGGGACTCTTGTCCTGACCTCTGGGACTAGTAAGATATATGATACCTCCCTCCTCTGACCAACATCACCATCACCGCCGCTGCCGCAGCCACCTCTACCCCTTGTCTCTGCCCTCTCCCGAGGCTTGGCCTGGGGACCCTCATTCTGACCAAAGCTACTTCCTGGTAGCTTggcttctccccccccccccattccataAAAAGCCTCCCATGAGGTGAATTCCCTGCAGTGAGCCCTCCTCGCCATGCCCCCTGGGCCCCCCAAACAAAAATCCTTCCCAGCCTATCTCTAGCCTTTTATCCAACACTCCTTGGGAGGAAACAGAACTCGGGCACTGGCATTGGCGAGACGATTCTGCATATTCCAGGTTCAGACTCTCTCTGGGGTTCTATACCAACCCCACAGTAGATACCTAACAGAAAaccctttaaaaaattgtttttaataaaccctcaacccccccccaaaaaaaaacaaccccaagaCAACACTTGATATTCTGTGCCAAAAACTGTGGATGTGCTAGCCCAACAGCCTCAGGATTGAGCTattgcttaatttattttttttattaaattatccaGATGAAAAGCTGGGGGCACAGGACTTCCCTGAGCCCTAGGAGTATCAGGTGCCCTCTGCCCCTTAGCCCCAGCCACCAAAGAGCTGGGGCAGCTTCATCGCAGAGTGCCACTGTTATCTCATCATTCAATCTAGCCTTCCTGCTTGGGACTGCCAGCAGAGGCCCAGGACTGAGGCTGGTTCTTGGTCACCCTCCTGTGCACACATTTGAGGAGGTGCCAAGTGTCTGAATGTGGATTGTGCAGAAGAACTTGCAGCCATAGTTTATTTTGACTATATCCCGACTGAGGGCTTGCAGTGCAAAGCCAGGCCAGTGTAGCGCGTTACTTACAATAAAAGGATCATTTATACAAGCTGGCTCCCGTTCCTTTACTTTCTGGGTAGGAGAGCGCCTACTGCAAGCTCAGGGGGGATTCTTGGTATGATGAAGGGAGGTTTTGTCATGGCTAGCTCTTGTCATGGGTTCCTGTGCTTCTCTTCTGTCCCTCCCCCTGCCAGAACTGTGGGAACATACAAAGGTGCCACACAAATGGGGGGTAGGGGCAGGAGGGGGGTTGTTCCAGAAGAAAGTTCACCTGGCCCTACAGTAAGCTCAGAGGATCTTTTTGCTCTTATCACATTTGGCAATTGATTGTTATGTATCATGTTCTGTCATGTTCTGTATCATGAAGTTAGCTGTTGCTCCTGGCAATAGGACTTCTTTCCCAGGGTGCCCTTTTTCAGGGGGAAGGGGCTCAGCCATCAAGAGACTGTGCCAGCCTGCTCTTCGGGAGCCCGCCCTTTCCCAGGCTCCCTTCTGAGCACAGAAGGGGCAGCTGTGGCCCGTCGGCTGTCCCGGGAGCCTGTGGCCATGGGCTCTCCAAGACCGCCTGCTCCATTTCCCAGTGTTTTCTGGGGTACCATTTAAGATCATTCAGGACAGAGGCAGCGAGTCTGCCCTTCAAAGTGAGTTCCTGCAGCTCCCTCACACGGAAGCATTTCCCACAAAATGGCTGATGATGATGGTCCTTTGTTTTCAGGGGGGGTTGGAGCCTCGCCTGTTTCAGAGCTAGAAACCCTGACGATGGTTATCGAGTGACCCTGACTATGACGAACAACATCCTCCTCTGTCTGTCCTTGCACTACCCACCCGCCCCAGCCCTGAATCTGCTCCCTGTCTTGTGACCAAGTTTCTCAAGCTTAGTTGTTCCACAGTCACTTTGGGCAACAGGGTCCAAGACAGGAAAAACCCCAGACTTCCTGCCTGTATTCCCCCTGGGAGtccagctgcccttcccccccacctccaaccctccccttttccttattTACTTTTGCTGAAACCCAAGCTGTCCCTCCACACTTCCTGCCTTGGACCCCTTGTTAGAGGAGGGCTCCAGCCTTGAACTGTGGGAGAGGCGGCCTTTCATCTTTACCCCTAGCCATCTGCTGGGGAAGGGGAGTAGCAGACTTCGGGATCAGGCTGGGGTCACTGCTCTGGACAGGGAGTAGCGCTTGGCCTTTCCATAGAGGGCTGAAGCTGGGAGCCCCGAGGACAGCCAGAGTAAACAAGGGCCTTGTGGCCTCGCTCTCTCAGCACCTGCAACTCTAatgtgggaggagagggagatgggagCAAAAGAAAGTAGCGGGGTTGGCACCAAGGTGCCATGTCCAGAATACAGACGGGTTCTGTTCTGGGCACCTCAGCCGGGATGCTGAAAGCCCAGATGGTGACTGGACCACACCATCATCCCTTTGAGGAGGCGCCATATGGAAGTCTTTCTGCTCATCCCCAAAGGGCCAGTGGAGAGCCATGGGTAAAAGAGGAATCCAGATGTCTCTTCCATAGAGGGAAAAACCTAAGGCTACTCGAGGGCAAGGGGCAGTTTGGGGCCTTGTCTTTGTGTCCTTACTGTCACACAGGCTCCAGTTGAGTTCTGCTGAATTCAAACTGTCCAAAAGTAGGTCTGGTGGCCTTGAGGAGGGGGCGGGTTGGGGTGCTTTCCATCACTGGTCTTCAAGCTAAAGGTTGGGGCAGGCAagtagcacagtgcatagagcaacaggcctggaggcgggaggacctgggttcaaatgtggtctcatcTATTTCCCatgtgtcatcttgggcaagtcacttaactcccattgcccggcccttgccactcttctaccttagaactgatacttgggCAGAAGGgtagagtttaagaaaaaaagccaaGAGTGGATGACTGTCAGAGATGCTGTGTAGCCAGATGGGATTCCCACTGAGGGAGACCTCTGAGGGCAGGTAGCAGATGCTTAATGTGGCTTCTCATCTTTCCCTTCTGGGAAGAAAGCTGAATCCATGAAACTGACCGACATAGTGGTGGGGGCTCTGGTCATACACTCCattggagatggggagggggagcagGTCTCCACCCTGCTGTCCAGCCCTGCCATaggcatacatacacacacccagTGTGCCAGCGTGGTATGGAggtgggaaaagagggagaagtaCTAGGAAATGTTCCTTggtaagggagagggagaaggaatttTCAGGAGTGGCATCACTAACAAACCATTGAAAGTGGGGATTCCTTACCTGGGGGTGTATGCCCTCCCCAGGGAGCCAAACATGGATTCCAGGGGACATGAGAGGTGGCATTTCCATGATTTCAGAGAGATAGCCACCGCCTTCCCCAGATTGCCCCAGAGGCCAGGCCACACACAAAGCATAAACAGCTCTGATTTAAAATTCATTCTCGGTTGGATGGTCCTCAGTGGAGGAGGGGAAATGTACCTATTTTGCCCAGGCTGGGTAGGACTTCCTGGTCATCCCTTAAAAGGGGCTGGGGGTGTGCTAGGCCACAAGTCTGCCCCCTCCCAGAGACCCCTCCCAGCTCTCCTCAGTCTCCAATCTCAGCCCCATCCCCCACACCTCAGgggaatcacacacacacacacacacacacacacacacacacacacacacacacacacacacacacacacacacacacaccatgacACTCTTGGGTACATGTTTAAAATAGAATCACAACAGTCAAGATGGGCCAAAGAAGCAGGGGCGGAAGGGGTGAAGGGGACTGGCCACTTGGTCCCACAACCAGTCTTTAGGGTTCACAACCCAGCATGGGCATCTGGTTCCAGGCTCTCCCTGGGTCTGCAGCGGAGAAGGGTCGGGCCCTTTGGAGGCCTGCCTCTGCCTTCCCCCAACCCCAGCTGCCCAGGCATCAGCATTGTGCTTTACTAGCCAACAGGTGGCCCCCTCGCCTCTCCGCTCTCCCAGGTGCCTCGGCTGTAACTCAGAACCAGGGTGTGGACAGAGGTagatgggaggggagagggggcgCAGGCCGTGTTGGCAGTGGGGAGCCCAGGGCCCTGGAGGAGGTGGCAGCGCAGGCTGACTCCCAGCTGGAGAGAAGGCACCAAAATAGGGGGAAATCTTTCCCTGGGGCCCGCTTCTCCGAGGCCTACTGAGGGAAGGGCAGAGAGTCAGCCAAGTGGGGGTGAGGTGCCCCTCTCCCCCTTCCACAGGCTAAGGACAGCAAGTCCAGGCGGGTGtcctcccttttccccccaaTCAGTCTTTCCCAAACTCCCCCTTCCCACcccgcgggggggggggggggtgttgaggGTGGGAGAGGGCGTCGGAGGGCCTCAGGCCGTCTTGGTGCCGCTGGCCACTTCCTTGTGGGTCCAGAGCTCCTTGTGCTGCTTTCGGCCAAAGCCCTCGTCATAGTTGCCTTTACTCTTAAACAGCTGCTGGAAGTGGGGTTTGCAGTAAAACTCTCCGTGGAGCGCCGCGTAGCTCCCCAGGCTGCAAGAGAGACACGGGTCAGGGGGGAGGCCCTGCGGCGAAGGGAGAGGGAACGGTGGCCTGGCCGGGGCCAGGGTGGGGGCAGCGGCGGTAGGGACGGGGCCCTCACCTCAGCTTAGCGTGGCAGTGCTTGCAGCAGAAGCAGGAGTTGTGGAAGACCAGTTTGTCGGCCACCAGGCGCTCCATGGGGTAGACGGTTTTTTGGCATGCTGCACAAGCCTCCTTCACCTGTGCCCGAAGGCTGAAGGACTGGTGGGGAAGTGGGGACAGCATCAGCGCCAGGACTAGGACCCGCCCATaatcccctccccatccccatctccGTCCCTTCCGTCCCGCAAACCCCACAGTCCCGGGCCTTACCTTGGATCGCTGCACTGTGCTGCCGCTAGGGCTGCTCTTGGCTTCCTGGGGACACAAGGGAAATTAGAACGTGGGCCGGCCTGTTGGTCCTCCGGGCGTTGTGTCTGTGTTCAGACTGGGGTGTTTAGCAGCAACCCCTGTGCCTTCCCCATCTCCGTCCGGCTCACGGGGCAGAGCTCGGTCCCACCGTCCCAGGGCCGGACACCAGAGTCTCCACACAACGCCCCAATCCCCTTCCCTCCACCCTGAGGTGGTGCTGATGCTGTTACCTACATGAGAGGTGGTGGCCTGGGCTGCTCCTGCATCCTGGAACATGGTGAAGGCGGGGATGGGGGCACGGGGGAGGGAGTGCGGCCCTCAGCACTCTGCAAGGGGAAGTTAGTCAGGAGGCTGGCTGCGCACCCAGCACCCTTCCCCGTTTCACCTTCCCTACAGCCCCAGCTTGCCCTCaagaggaggtgggggtgggggtgtttaCAAGAGAGGCATAATCAGGAGGTGGGGGGCTGTGGTTGGGACTTTCCCGAAGTCATTTCCTGTTGCTTTAGGTGCTACCACTTCCGCCTCCCATCTTCACCACCCTTTTCACTCAGCCCACCCATCAGTGGTACATTTTTTCGGGGGTTGGGGGGAGAATGAGAAATCTGGtagggatagagagccagagaaggagtgggaTGTAGCGGGAGGGAAGGCCGAGGGAGGCCGGTGCCAGCTGGGGGTTAGGGGGTGACCCCCGAGCTGACCCTACAAGAGGGATGTGGAGCGGTTTTGAGCAGGCGTGGGCCCGGGCTTGGGAGCAAAGAAAGGTGCTCAACCCCAGTGAGAAGCTAGTGTCCTGGGGTTGACCCCGCGGCGTTGTCAGGCTCACAGAACGGGAGACAGGCTCGGGATTAGGGCTTCCTTCCTCAGGGCCCCTGCTCCTGGACAGCTCAGTCCCCAAGCCCCCAGCTCCCTCCCCACGCACCCCACCCCCCGCCAGGGGCACACTCTCACACCTCCAGCCCCGGAAAGCGTCCGGCCAACTGGCCCCCAGGGGCTCCCCAGTCCGAGTGCTCTCTCCTTCAGACCCAAGGCTGCCAGACCtatccactccccacccccacacgCCCCAGGCTAGCGGGAATCAGATGACCCCCAGGGCGTCCTCCTCCCGGCCACGAGGGGGGCCCCCTGCCCCGAAGAGGATCACGACGCCTGCCCCCCCCAACATTAAGCCCCATCCCAGCGAGCCCCCCGCCCGGTGGTGCCCGGGCCGAGTCCCCCACTCTAACCGCCTGGGAATTCAAGGGGTCCCGGTCTCAGCCTCTCTTGTCATCCCGCTGCCCCCACCCCAGGCCCCTAAGATGAGCCTCTCAACCCGGTGACCCCTATATGGGATCGCAAATTCAGACCCACCGCCAACCCCCGCACCCAGGGAGAGGTCCTCTTACTCCGTGGCACTTGGGGAGGGGCTGTCCTGGCCTcagcttccccccaccccaccccggtCCCCGTCCGGCAGCTCCCTCGGGGTTCCAGCCTCACAGCCCCATCCCACCCCGATCGTCCTGCCCTGAGGGTCTCACCCAGGCCCAGGCTGGGCCGCCACCGGGGCCAGGAGGAGCTGATCCGCTTGTTGGGGGCGGGAGGTGGCCACAGCCGCCGACGCCTCTAGAGCCCTAGCCGCCTCCGCCTCGACAGCCGCTGCCTTATCGTGGCGCTGCCCCCAGTCGGGCCCCCGCCCCCCGCCCGCCCATTGGTTCCGCGCGGCCTCGCAGCCGCCTCTGGGTCCCCCAGCCCGGCTCCCCGCCCCGCTTTGTCTCCTCGCCCGCTTTCCCTCCCTCAGACCCCCGCCTTTGTCTGCCCCCAAACCTGGGAGCTTGGCGCCAAAGCCTCGGCCCAGCCCGGCCGACCCCTACCCTGGCCCCGAGACCCTCGCCTACCTTTCTGGCTGCTCCCCCTCGGACCACGCTTGAACTACCCCCTAGTCCTACCTTCGTTCGGCAACTCGCCCCCGCCTCTAACGGCCCTCAGACCTTGCGCTCGCCTTCAGCTCCGGCCCCAGGTTTTTTCTCCCATCTTCGTCGGGATCTGGGCGCTTCGGCGCCAGTTCGGAATCTCCCCCTCCACCCACAACTCAACTCAGGACCGCGCGGGGGTGGGCGAGAAACCAGGGGTGCAAAGGAAGAGGGGCTCCTGCCCTCAACGAGCTCCCGAGGAGCGTATTCACATTGGAGGGCCCTTTGCGTAGGGTTTGTCTCAGAAACAGCGCCCCCCCATACTCGTCCCTCTCCCCGCCCCGCTTCAGACTTCCTGGGTCCTTTCTCGGTGTTTCTCCTGGACCCCCCAGCAGCCCCCGTGGGCACCAGCTGCGATCTCAGACCCCGGGGCCTGCCGGCGGGGCGCGAAGCTGTAATACTCGGACCCCCAGCCCTCCCAGGTTGCACAGCCCAAGTCCTCGCCCGTCACCGCCCTAGAAGCAAGATGCGAGGAGCCAATCGTTGCTTCTTGGAGATGTTTGGGCAGAATTTTCTTACCAAGGTTCTAGGGGCGACCTCTGCTACCGTGTTGGGCACCCCAAAACTGACCCAACCAATCAGTTTCCTCTGTTAGCCTCGGGTCTCTGCTCTTACTCCCTGATCTGGGGAGAGGATGGCAGGCTGATTCAATAAGGTCAGACGGCCGGACGCATTTGTTCGTTTTGAAATATTGATAACTTTTTACATCCTGGCCATCCCCTATTATGATACACAACAAGATAAAAGCATTCCGGAAAACTAAGCAACATACTAACCAAAGTGACATTACGTCCTTCGTCCTTCGGTACTCATACTCCCCCACATCTGCAGAAAAGGAAAGCtaccttctcttttttaaaaaaattaaacctttaccttctgtcttacaagtcaatactatatactggtttcaaggcagaagagtggtaaggactaggccatgggggttaagtgacctgcccagggtcacacagctaggaagtatctgaagccaaatttgaacccaggacctcccatc
The window above is part of the Gracilinanus agilis isolate LMUSP501 chromosome 4, AgileGrace, whole genome shotgun sequence genome. Proteins encoded here:
- the LIMD2 gene encoding LIM domain-containing protein 2, which gives rise to MFQDAGAAQATTSHEAKSSPSGSTVQRSKSFSLRAQVKEACAACQKTVYPMERLVADKLVFHNSCFCCKHCHAKLSLGSYAALHGEFYCKPHFQQLFKSKGNYDEGFGRKQHKELWTHKEVASGTKTA
- the LOC123246197 gene encoding basic proline-rich protein-like, encoding MGSQIQTHRQPPHPGRGPLTPWHLGRGCPGLSFPPPHPGPRPAAPSGFQPHSPIPPRSSCPEGLTQAQAGPPPGPGGADPLPLPYRGAAPSRAPAPRPPIGSARPRSRLWVPQPGSPPRFVSSPAFPPSDPRLCLPPNLGAWRQSLGPARPTPTLAPRPSPTFLAAPPRTTLELPPSPTFVRQLAPASNGPQTLRSPSAPAPGFFSHLRRDLGASAPVRNLPLHPQLNSGPRGGGRETRGAKEEGLLPSTSSRGAYSHWRALCVGFVSETAPPHTRPSPRPASDFLGPFSVFLLDPPAAPVGTSCDLRPRGLPAGREAVILGPPALPGCTAQVLARHRPRSKMRGANRCFLEMFGQNFLTKVLGATSATVLGTPKLTQPISFLC